The following proteins are co-located in the Paenibacillus sp. FSL H8-0079 genome:
- a CDS encoding cation diffusion facilitator family transporter, producing the protein MTREHIPSAHAATWSGIAGNMGLAVIKAGVGYMANSKSLLADGLYSASEAGSALAGLFPSKSVRHKSKARRERFREHSRVARPGISVLLSVLILMGGLQLAISALGSLSGSEPEAPGKSVLLVAVAALAVKEAIFQFQYRYFRKRNQSQALAYAQQHRRALYCSLTVLIGIIGSMAGEETGLSMLLYLDPTAALIASSFVLHKGYRMIVDTVYGSLVQELEQEEASDFKETVQRVYGIITIEHLVAREQEHDVTIELVISVNPRISILEAQEIANRAKTLLLTRFSHVKEVQIQAIPYDPGYPYKSNHELPDHEATLIQ; encoded by the coding sequence ATGACCAGAGAACATATCCCATCTGCTCATGCTGCCACATGGAGCGGTATTGCTGGTAATATGGGACTTGCGGTGATCAAAGCGGGAGTCGGTTATATGGCAAACAGCAAATCATTGCTCGCTGACGGCTTGTATTCTGCTTCTGAAGCTGGTTCTGCCCTGGCTGGTCTTTTTCCCTCCAAGTCTGTACGCCATAAGAGCAAGGCTCGCAGGGAACGGTTTAGAGAACATTCACGTGTTGCCAGACCGGGAATTTCAGTATTGTTATCTGTCCTGATCCTCATGGGTGGATTGCAGCTTGCCATCTCTGCATTGGGTAGTCTCTCCGGAAGTGAACCGGAAGCACCTGGCAAGTCAGTACTTTTGGTGGCTGTTGCGGCTCTGGCTGTGAAGGAAGCAATTTTTCAATTTCAGTACAGATATTTCCGTAAACGAAATCAGTCTCAGGCGCTGGCCTATGCACAGCAACATCGCCGTGCACTCTATTGCTCGCTCACCGTATTAATCGGTATTATCGGTTCGATGGCTGGTGAAGAGACGGGCTTGAGTATGTTGCTCTACCTGGACCCCACGGCTGCGTTGATTGCTTCCAGTTTTGTGCTTCACAAGGGTTACCGAATGATTGTTGACACGGTATATGGTTCACTTGTTCAAGAACTGGAGCAAGAAGAAGCGTCCGATTTCAAAGAGACTGTACAGCGGGTGTATGGCATCATTACCATTGAACATTTGGTTGCACGTGAACAGGAACATGACGTTACGATTGAGCTGGTTATTAGTGTGAATCCAAGGATCTCAATATTGGAAGCACAGGAGATTGCGAATCGGGCCAAGACACTACTGCTAACCCGTTTCAGTCATGTGAAAGAAGTACAGATTCAAGCGATACCTTATGATCCAGGTTATCCCTATAAATCCAATCATGAACTGCCCGATCACGAAGCGACATTAATTCAGTAG
- the secF gene encoding protein translocase subunit SecF, whose protein sequence is MRFNWNFDYVKGSKIAYIFSIILTITGIVSILALGLNYAVDFRAGSNVDISVSKAITAEQIKPIVKDIGVDEGDVTITSGADRVNVRFSNELDETQESKFKQEFTKLDASASYEVNTVDPEMAKELERNAIYAVLIASIGIMIYVAIRFEWRFAVAAVVSLFHDAFVVISVFSIFRLEVDLTFITAVLTIVGFSINDTIVIFDRIRENLRFAKKTSKADLREVVNHSLSQTMTRSLNTTFTVFVASLCLFIFGGESIRMFSLAMVIGTLFGAYSSIFIAAPLWLTLKGKQVNKPKTVAKESN, encoded by the coding sequence GTGCGCTTTAATTGGAATTTTGATTATGTTAAAGGTAGTAAGATTGCCTATATCTTCTCGATTATTCTGACGATTACGGGGATTGTCAGCATTCTGGCTTTGGGTTTGAATTACGCCGTTGATTTCCGTGCTGGCTCGAATGTGGATATCTCGGTATCCAAAGCAATCACAGCGGAGCAGATTAAACCTATCGTTAAGGACATCGGTGTTGATGAGGGTGATGTTACCATTACATCGGGGGCTGACCGTGTAAATGTTCGTTTCTCCAATGAATTGGATGAGACCCAAGAGAGCAAATTTAAACAGGAATTTACCAAACTGGATGCATCAGCTTCCTATGAAGTAAATACCGTCGATCCGGAGATGGCCAAAGAATTGGAGCGCAACGCGATCTACGCGGTACTCATTGCAAGTATCGGGATCATGATCTATGTTGCGATCCGGTTTGAGTGGCGCTTTGCTGTGGCAGCGGTCGTTTCACTGTTCCATGATGCATTTGTTGTAATAAGCGTATTCTCCATCTTCCGTTTGGAAGTGGATCTGACCTTCATTACTGCAGTACTGACCATTGTCGGATTCTCGATCAATGATACGATCGTTATCTTTGACCGGATTCGTGAGAATTTGCGATTTGCCAAAAAGACATCCAAAGCCGACTTGCGTGAGGTAGTCAATCACAGTTTGTCACAAACAATGACTCGTTCACTAAATACAACATTTACAGTTTTTGTTGCTTCACTTTGTTTGTTTATTTTTGGCGGAGAATCCATTCGCATGTTCTCGCTTGCGATGGTTATCGGAACACTGTTCGGCGCCTACTCTTCAATCTTTATTGCAGCACCATTATGGTTGACGCTCAAAGGTAAACAAGTTAACAAGCCAAAAACAGTAGCTAAAGAATCTAACTAA
- the secD gene encoding protein translocase subunit SecD, which yields MKRIISFILVVLVTTGVMVGTSPELLKNIRLGLDLKGGYEILYEAEPLDEGQQVTKASLVQTAKSLESRANALGTSEPEVTTEGSNRIRLKLAGVTDEAEVRAKMKEPAVLTFRSKADNDKEDEYTKIELRGNEFVENAAKVVFTQLNEPMIDIQVKDKAKFSEITKRLIGQPLAIYLDDELLSAPTVRQQLTDGSAQISGAYTRDEANQLRDTINLGALPLKLTEKYSQSVGATLGKLSLDQTIKAGLIGSVIILVFMIGLYRIPGIIASFALITHTWLVLAIFYMGEFVLTLPGIAAFILGIGMAVDANIITYERIKEEMRSGKSILSSVKAGGKHSFRTIIDSNITTIIAAAVMFFLGTGAVKGFALVLIFDIVTSIITNIFFSRFLLTLLVRGNVLKKPKYFGVKESEIRAL from the coding sequence ATGAAAAGAATTATCAGTTTCATTCTGGTCGTGCTTGTCACCACAGGGGTAATGGTGGGAACAAGCCCGGAGCTGCTCAAAAATATACGCTTGGGCCTTGATTTAAAGGGAGGCTACGAGATCTTATATGAAGCAGAGCCGCTCGATGAGGGACAACAAGTCACCAAAGCATCACTGGTGCAAACGGCCAAGAGTCTTGAAAGCCGCGCCAATGCGCTCGGAACAAGCGAACCGGAGGTAACCACTGAAGGAAGCAACCGGATTCGATTGAAGTTGGCAGGGGTTACAGACGAGGCTGAAGTTAGAGCCAAAATGAAAGAACCAGCAGTTTTGACCTTCCGTAGTAAAGCTGATAATGACAAGGAAGACGAATACACCAAAATCGAACTTCGCGGAAATGAATTTGTTGAGAATGCAGCCAAAGTTGTATTCACTCAATTGAATGAGCCTATGATTGACATTCAAGTGAAAGACAAAGCCAAATTTTCCGAGATTACCAAACGTTTGATCGGACAACCTCTTGCGATTTATTTGGACGATGAGCTACTCTCTGCTCCAACCGTTAGACAACAGTTGACAGATGGTTCCGCTCAGATTTCGGGTGCTTACACACGTGACGAAGCAAACCAGCTTCGTGACACCATTAACCTGGGTGCATTGCCACTGAAACTTACAGAGAAGTATTCACAAAGTGTTGGTGCAACACTTGGTAAGCTTTCTCTGGATCAGACTATTAAAGCGGGATTAATTGGTTCCGTTATTATCCTGGTGTTCATGATTGGGCTTTATCGCATTCCTGGTATTATTGCGAGTTTTGCCTTGATCACACATACGTGGCTTGTACTTGCGATCTTCTATATGGGAGAATTCGTACTTACCCTTCCAGGTATTGCGGCGTTTATCCTGGGTATAGGGATGGCGGTCGATGCCAATATCATCACGTACGAACGGATTAAAGAAGAGATGCGCAGTGGTAAGTCGATCTTGTCTTCGGTTAAAGCGGGTGGTAAACATTCCTTCCGAACAATCATTGACTCCAACATCACAACCATTATTGCTGCGGCTGTTATGTTCTTCTTGGGAACAGGTGCGGTAAAAGGTTTTGCACTCGTGCTGATTTTTGATATTGTCACCAGTATTATCACGAATATTTTCTTCTCCCGCTTCCTGTTGACCCTGCTTGTACGGGGTAACGTGTTGAAGAAGCCTAAGTACTTCGGAGTGAAGGAGAGTGAAATTCGTGCGCTTTAA
- a CDS encoding post-transcriptional regulator, with product MNDVELEQSIEMLCRSKAEELRLVGYEYVTSKDVWNCVSHKYEKQGIPPLHQLVNDILSLKATSFMNFMTVSAYRGSSF from the coding sequence ATGAATGATGTGGAGTTGGAACAGTCAATAGAGATGCTCTGCCGTAGCAAGGCGGAGGAATTAAGGCTTGTCGGTTACGAATATGTCACCAGCAAAGATGTCTGGAATTGCGTCAGTCATAAATATGAAAAACAGGGCATCCCACCGCTTCACCAGCTGGTGAACGACATTTTGTCACTGAAAGCAACAAGCTTTATGAACTTTATGACCGTGTCTGCATACCGGGGGTCCTCTTTCTAG
- the spoVB gene encoding stage V sporulation protein B: protein MKKQTFIQGAMILLAAGIVNRILGFIPRIALPRVIGAEGVGIYQLSYPFFIVLVTLITGGIPLAVAKLVAEADTGANRYSPQRILQISLSFTLTLGVVFMFLCIIFAPWVTKYVLTDERVYHTFVSMSPMIAIIAVSAVYRGYFQGKQNMMPTAISSIVETIIRIVCVIWFAWLLLPHGIAQAAAGAMLGALVGEFGGMLVLLWKYNRQKNELPLGNHQNMSNLSSKPITTGTPVMKDTDTTQTGLIRRLLAISVPVTAGRLVGSLSYLAETIVTAQSLALAGISKGLATAQYGALQGMIIPLLLLPGALTSSLATSLVPSLSEASAQGDRALIHKRMHQALRLALVTGAPFSVFMYVLAEPMCLVLYNDASIGSMLKLMAPFALFIYIQAPLQAALQALDRPGKALLNTFIGAVIKITLILTLASRPEYGIFGAVIAICVNSTVVTLLHAQSVRKMLQFRFKIMDWVKTGAGMFIMGAATLLVYEETAMILPFWVRMLLAPFVGLIVYFIVMGWTKMIDFHDLSRAPFIGSWFKRRSSK from the coding sequence TTGAAGAAACAGACATTTATCCAGGGGGCCATGATCCTGCTCGCGGCAGGCATAGTTAATCGAATACTTGGTTTCATCCCCCGCATAGCGCTGCCACGAGTCATCGGTGCAGAAGGTGTTGGCATCTACCAATTGAGCTATCCCTTTTTTATCGTACTGGTGACATTAATTACGGGTGGTATTCCGCTAGCAGTAGCCAAGCTCGTAGCCGAAGCTGACACCGGTGCCAATCGTTATTCCCCCCAGCGCATCCTGCAAATAAGCTTAAGCTTCACGCTGACGTTGGGTGTAGTATTCATGTTTTTGTGCATTATATTTGCACCATGGGTTACCAAGTACGTGCTCACAGATGAACGGGTGTACCATACGTTCGTTAGTATGAGCCCCATGATTGCCATTATCGCGGTATCTGCCGTCTACAGAGGGTACTTCCAAGGCAAGCAAAATATGATGCCTACTGCCATTTCATCCATTGTTGAAACCATCATTCGCATCGTCTGTGTCATCTGGTTTGCCTGGCTTCTCCTCCCCCACGGTATTGCACAGGCGGCTGCAGGTGCCATGCTGGGCGCACTCGTTGGAGAATTCGGCGGTATGCTTGTACTCTTGTGGAAGTATAACAGGCAGAAGAATGAGTTGCCGCTAGGTAATCATCAGAATATGTCCAATCTCTCAAGCAAGCCTATAACCACAGGAACCCCAGTTATGAAAGATACAGATACTACGCAGACCGGATTAATTCGGCGTTTGCTTGCGATTTCTGTTCCCGTTACGGCAGGTCGATTAGTTGGCTCTCTCTCCTATCTGGCTGAAACCATTGTCACTGCCCAGAGTCTTGCTCTGGCAGGCATATCCAAAGGACTTGCCACAGCACAGTATGGTGCACTACAAGGTATGATTATCCCTTTACTGCTGCTGCCAGGGGCACTAACCTCATCGCTTGCGACATCACTTGTACCTTCACTGTCCGAAGCTTCTGCTCAGGGAGATCGCGCACTGATTCACAAAAGAATGCATCAAGCATTACGTTTGGCACTCGTGACAGGTGCTCCGTTTTCTGTGTTTATGTATGTGCTTGCCGAACCGATGTGTCTTGTTCTGTATAATGATGCATCGATCGGAAGCATGCTTAAGCTAATGGCTCCTTTTGCTTTGTTCATTTATATTCAAGCCCCTCTTCAAGCTGCATTGCAAGCCCTTGACCGTCCAGGCAAAGCACTGCTAAATACATTTATCGGTGCTGTTATCAAAATCACGTTGATTTTAACGCTCGCTTCCCGGCCCGAGTATGGCATCTTCGGTGCAGTTATCGCGATCTGTGTGAATTCTACTGTGGTTACCCTATTACATGCCCAAAGCGTACGTAAAATGCTACAGTTCCGCTTCAAGATCATGGATTGGGTCAAAACGGGAGCCGGAATGTTTATTATGGGAGCAGCAACCCTGCTTGTATACGAAGAGACTGCCATGATTTTGCCTTTCTGGGTCCGAATGCTTCTCGCTCCTTTCGTTGGCCTCATCGTTTATTTCATCGTTATGGGCTGGACCAAGATGATTGACTTCCATGATCTGTCCCGTGCTCCTTTTATAGGTTCATGGTTCAAACGTCGGTCAAGCAAATGA
- a CDS encoding DUF421 domain-containing protein, protein MNFPDVGAHIFRTILMYFLVYCAIRVMGKREIGKLSMFDLVVSIMLAEMAAFVIEDIDKPLSHGIAPMLTVIIVQIGMAFVGLKSRRLRLMIDGKPTVLISKGVLHRDEMRKQRYNLDDLLLQLREQNVDSIGEVDFAILETTGKLTVFPKDQNDSNGSSSSSSDSDSEGSSSSKSKAGKNQIDGFPNIKYEGLPLPLIMDGKVQDQNLELIQKTRFWLKNQIQHNGIMDFKDVFICSIDHNGKVYVSPKDDKK, encoded by the coding sequence GTGAACTTCCCAGATGTCGGAGCACATATCTTTCGAACCATTCTCATGTACTTTCTTGTGTACTGTGCTATTCGGGTTATGGGTAAACGTGAGATCGGTAAGCTATCCATGTTTGATCTGGTCGTGTCGATTATGCTCGCGGAGATGGCTGCCTTTGTCATTGAAGATATAGATAAACCTTTGTCTCATGGGATTGCACCCATGCTGACGGTCATCATCGTGCAAATCGGAATGGCCTTTGTCGGTTTGAAAAGTCGGAGACTGCGCTTAATGATTGATGGCAAACCTACCGTATTGATATCCAAAGGCGTTCTTCATCGGGATGAGATGCGCAAACAGCGATATAACCTGGATGATCTGTTGTTACAGCTTCGTGAACAGAATGTAGATAGTATTGGAGAAGTTGATTTCGCCATTTTGGAGACTACAGGTAAGCTGACCGTGTTTCCTAAAGATCAGAATGATTCTAATGGCAGCAGTAGCAGTTCTTCTGACTCTGACTCAGAAGGGTCTTCTTCCAGTAAATCCAAAGCAGGAAAAAATCAGATTGATGGATTCCCCAATATCAAATATGAAGGTCTGCCACTGCCCTTAATTATGGACGGCAAGGTCCAAGATCAGAATCTGGAACTCATTCAGAAAACGAGATTTTGGCTAAAAAATCAAATTCAGCACAACGGAATTATGGATTTCAAAGATGTGTTTATATGTTCTATCGATCACAATGGCAAGGTGTATGTAAGTCCAAAAGATGATAAAAAGTGA
- a CDS encoding TIGR04086 family membrane protein, with protein MQLIRRLVSFRVSNPILSGLCQAFVWMFIGALILSLFLWMSGMREQDLSLYTYVVHGLSLLVGGFVAGKRSGEKGWYYGGITGIVYGLLVLLIGFLALDASFNWKDSLQLLSAFFISALGGMFGVNTHRS; from the coding sequence ATGCAATTGATCCGCCGCTTGGTTTCGTTTCGAGTGTCCAATCCGATTCTGTCAGGCCTCTGTCAGGCTTTTGTATGGATGTTTATCGGAGCATTAATTCTCTCCTTGTTTCTCTGGATGAGCGGAATGCGGGAACAGGACCTCTCGTTGTATACCTATGTTGTTCATGGCTTGTCGTTATTGGTTGGTGGTTTCGTGGCAGGCAAACGCTCTGGTGAAAAAGGATGGTACTACGGAGGGATTACCGGAATCGTATATGGACTCCTTGTACTGTTGATCGGATTTCTCGCGTTGGATGCTTCGTTTAATTGGAAAGATAGTTTGCAACTACTCAGTGCTTTCTTCATCTCAGCTCTCGGTGGCATGTTTGGCGTTAACACACATCGTTCCTGA
- the yajC gene encoding preprotein translocase subunit YajC, whose amino-acid sequence MFQGMPLAGAQGGGIVSLIVPLVLMVAIFYFLMIRPQNKKQKQRNSMLSQLKKGDKIVTIGGLHGTIAEITDDVVVLRVNDVTKLTFDRNAISTAVARDTAVE is encoded by the coding sequence ATGTTTCAAGGAATGCCTCTAGCAGGAGCGCAAGGCGGTGGGATCGTATCTTTGATTGTACCTTTAGTACTCATGGTTGCGATTTTCTACTTCTTAATGATTCGTCCACAGAACAAAAAGCAAAAGCAACGGAATTCCATGCTGAGCCAATTGAAAAAAGGCGATAAAATTGTAACGATTGGTGGCCTTCACGGTACGATCGCTGAGATTACGGACGATGTGGTTGTATTGCGTGTAAACGATGTAACTAAGCTTACATTTGACCGTAATGCAATCAGCACGGCTGTAGCTCGTGATACGGCTGTTGAATAG
- the tgt gene encoding tRNA guanosine(34) transglycosylase Tgt, whose translation MAAITYEHIKTCKQSGARLGRVHTPHGIIETPTFMPVGTQATVKTMSPEELKEMDAQIILSNTYHLFLRPGHEIIREAGGLHKFMNWDRPILTDSGGFQVFSLSEMRKITEEGVNFRSHLNGDKKFLSPEVAMEIQNALGSDIMMAFDECPPYPAEYEYVKKSLERTSRWAERCLESHARPHDQGLFAIVQGGMHEDLRRQSAADLTSMDFPGYAIGGLSVGEPKHLMYGVLDYTLPLLPSNKPRYLMGVGSPDALIEGSIRGVDMFDCVLPTRIARNGTTMTSQGRLVVRNAKFATDFGPLDPECDCYTCRNYSRAYLRHLIKADETFGLRLTTIHNLHFLQNLMRNVRKAIMEDRLLDFRDEFFDQYGLHDNDKGF comes from the coding sequence ATGGCAGCAATTACGTATGAACATATCAAAACTTGTAAACAGTCCGGTGCACGTCTGGGACGTGTACATACACCTCACGGTATCATTGAGACACCGACCTTTATGCCTGTAGGTACACAGGCGACTGTCAAAACAATGAGCCCTGAAGAATTGAAAGAAATGGATGCTCAGATTATCTTGAGTAATACGTATCATCTGTTTCTAAGACCAGGACATGAAATTATTCGTGAAGCTGGCGGATTGCACAAGTTCATGAACTGGGATCGTCCAATTTTGACGGACAGCGGCGGATTCCAAGTGTTTTCTCTCAGCGAGATGCGCAAAATTACGGAAGAAGGCGTTAACTTCCGCTCCCATCTGAACGGAGACAAGAAGTTCCTTTCTCCTGAAGTGGCGATGGAAATCCAGAATGCACTTGGCTCCGATATTATGATGGCGTTTGATGAATGCCCACCGTATCCGGCTGAATATGAATATGTCAAAAAATCACTCGAAAGAACGAGCCGCTGGGCAGAACGTTGTCTCGAAAGTCACGCTCGTCCGCATGATCAAGGTTTGTTTGCCATCGTACAGGGAGGCATGCATGAAGATCTTCGCCGTCAGAGCGCCGCAGATTTGACTTCCATGGATTTCCCGGGGTATGCTATTGGTGGACTGAGTGTTGGAGAACCGAAACATTTGATGTATGGTGTATTGGATTACACGTTACCTTTGTTGCCATCCAATAAACCACGTTATTTGATGGGGGTAGGTTCGCCCGATGCATTGATTGAGGGATCAATTCGTGGAGTGGACATGTTCGATTGTGTTCTGCCTACTCGGATTGCCCGTAACGGAACAACAATGACCAGTCAAGGACGTCTGGTAGTTCGTAATGCCAAGTTTGCAACTGATTTTGGGCCTCTTGACCCTGAATGTGATTGCTACACTTGTCGCAACTATTCCAGAGCTTACCTGCGTCATTTGATCAAAGCAGATGAAACATTTGGCCTGCGTTTGACGACAATCCATAATCTTCATTTCTTGCAGAATTTGATGCGTAATGTACGTAAAGCCATTATGGAAGATCGTTTGCTTGATTTCCGGGATGAATTTTTCGATCAATATGGTCTTCATGACAATGACAAAGGTTTCTGA